The following is a genomic window from Niabella soli DSM 19437.
TGGATTTGATCTCTGCCTGCGTCAGTTGCCTTTTTGCTTCTTCTTTTTTAAATTTTGCTTTCTGCCGGCGGTTTATTAGCAAAAGATAAGCCGATGTAAATGCCAGAGAAGACAATATCCCCGCAATCATTTTAAACCATAGGGTCTGGTACCAATACGGTTGCACGTAGAAAGTATACACCGTTACATTCTGCCGCTGTATACTAAAACGCACCTTCAACTGATGACTTCCGGGCGGAATGTTTTTAAGCCATATAAAATTAAGGTCAAAGTCATTGGGCTTCCAGCCGGTGCTGTCTTTGCCGGATAGCAGGTTGTATTCTAAAATTTCTTTAGATTTAACAATATCATCGAGATAAAAAATAAGGTTGTTTTCCCCTGGTTTAAACTTCTTTGGCAGTTTTTCTATGCTGTCTTTAGAGGGTAACCAATCTTCGTAGTTTTCGAATAATTGAGGCGGCTTCCATTGCTTTTTAAAGGTCTCCAAAAAACCGGACATTTGATCTGTAGTGAAAACGTTCACAATAGAAGGAGTACGACTAAGCCACAAGGCCGATTGCCTGGCCTGTATTAATGCTGGCTTATTTTTCCTGCGCACTTCAAAAACAAGCCGGTTGCCGGCGGTGGATTTAAACTGTCCAAGATAGGCGCCAACGGTATCAGCAGCCGTTCTGTTTATTTGTTGAGTATAATTATAAAAAATCCATTTATAAAAAAGTGTGGGAGTATGCCACGGTACTACAACCTCTGTTTGATTCCTGAGAACTCTGAACTCATATTCCGTTGCATTTTCTTTATTAATGCCTTCTACTATAACAATGATTCCTGTTGAATCAAAAACAGGAATGGCATATTGCCCTGCATAAGTATAGGTCATCATCATGGAGTGATCTATCGTATCATTCGGATACTTCTTAAGTTCAGGAATTTTCCGGAGCACCGTTTTATTGCTTACTGCAAGGTTATTGGAATACAGTGTTATCATCATTAGATAAGGATCTCTGGAGTGAGCAGATAGATTCTTTCTCTCATTATAAACATCGGACGATTGCATTGAGTACATTGTCATCGAAAAATATTTCCGGATGGAGTCGCCATGGGTATCGCCCGTAAGCACCGGGTTGATCTTGTCCATTATAAACGGTTGCCCGAAACAATTGATTGTCAACAATAAAATTCCTAGAATGTAGATTACCGGTTTCATTTACATAACAAATCAACATAAATAATATTTCCAAATAATTGCAGTTTTGAAAACATCCTGTTTGGCTTTGAATTCGGCAATAATATGTTTCTCTGCCGCAATGACTTTGCTGTTATAGCCCTTAACTGTCTTTCCTTTTTCAATGGGCACGCAGTTGGATATAGTTTTCAGAGCTCGATTGTTGCTGTTTTGCAATTATGTGCATTTTAACTGATGCTAATTTACAGGCAATTGCATCGAAAATTATTTTTCGCCGAGAATTTAATCCGCCCCGCCAAGTTCTGGCAAAATCAGGAATTCGTAAATCTTAAATACCAGCTATCTTTGCACCTCATTTTCAACAATAGATTCATGAGCACACAATCTTTTTCCGAGCAGGAAAAAATAAGAAGAGAGAAATTACAGAAATTGAGAGCCGCAGGGATTGACCCATACCCGGCGCCATTATTCCCGGTGAGCCACTACTCCGCGGATATAAAGGCCCAATTTACAGAAGAAACAAAGGAAAACTTTGCCCGGGTATCCCTCGCGGGACGTATTATGAGCATTAACGACAAGGGAAAAGTGTTCTTCATAAAAATACAGGATAAACAGGGGCTGATCCAGCTATATGTAAAAAGGGATGAACTGTACCCCGGCGAGGATAAAAGCGCCTGGGATGTTTTGGTGAAACACGGACTGGACCTTGGTGATTTTATCGGGGTTACGGGCTATGTATTCATAACAAAAACAGGGGAGACCTCCCTCCACACCCAAACACTCACCCTGCTGTCAAAATCATTAAAACCCCTTCCCGTGGTTAAGCGCGATGAAGAGGGGAACGTTTTTGACGAGGTGACAGATCCCGAATTCAAATACCGCCAGCGTTATGTGGACCTGGTGATCAATGCATCAGTGAAGGAGACGTTTGTCAAGCGGACTAAAATGATCAATTCTATCCGTGAATTTCTAAATGCGCAGGGCGCCTTAGAGGTAGATACGCCCGTTTTGCAGTCGATCCCAGGCGGCGCGGCCGCCCGCCCCTTCGTTACGCACCACAACGCACTGGACGTTCCCTTTTATTTACGTATTGCTAACGAGCTTTATTTAAAAAGATTGATCGTGGGTGGTTTTGACTGGGTATATGAGTTTAGCCGCAATTTCCGTAACGAAGGGATGGACCGCACCCACAACCCCGAGTTCACCGTATTGGAATTTTATGTGGCCTACAAGGACTATTTCTGGATGATGGAAACCACCGAACAATTACTGGAAAAAGCAGCAATCGATGTAAACGGTACTACAGAGGCTGCTGTAGGCGATAAAAATATTTCCTTTAAAGCGCCCTATGCACGCGTGTCTATTTATGATGCGATAAAAGAGCATACCGGTTTCGACGTAAGCGGTCTTTCAGAAGAAGGGTTGCGCGATGTGTGTGCCAAACTGGGCATCCATACAGATAAAACCATGGGCAAAGGAAAGCTCATTGACGAGATCTTTGGCGAAAAATGTGAAGCCCATTATATACAACCCACTTTTATTATTGACTATCCCATTGAAATGAGTCCGCTTACAAAGAAGCACCGCGAAAAAGAAGGCCTGGTGGAGCGCTTTGAGCTGATGGTAAACGGAAAGGAAATAGCCAATTCCTACTCCGAATTAAATGATCC
Proteins encoded in this region:
- a CDS encoding sensor histidine kinase, with translation MDKINPVLTGDTHGDSIRKYFSMTMYSMQSSDVYNERKNLSAHSRDPYLMMITLYSNNLAVSNKTVLRKIPELKKYPNDTIDHSMMMTYTYAGQYAIPVFDSTGIIVIVEGINKENATEYEFRVLRNQTEVVVPWHTPTLFYKWIFYNYTQQINRTAADTVGAYLGQFKSTAGNRLVFEVRRKNKPALIQARQSALWLSRTPSIVNVFTTDQMSGFLETFKKQWKPPQLFENYEDWLPSKDSIEKLPKKFKPGENNLIFYLDDIVKSKEILEYNLLSGKDSTGWKPNDFDLNFIWLKNIPPGSHQLKVRFSIQRQNVTVYTFYVQPYWYQTLWFKMIAGILSSLAFTSAYLLLINRRQKAKFKKEEAKRQLTQAEIKSIKSQFNPHFVFNALSSIQGLITKNDIEGAYRYLNDFSLLLRNSLSQSEKEFVSLSKDLELIENYLKLEQLRFGFRFEIALEKAINKTEIEVPALLLQPVIENAVKHGISNYYDKGLLTIDYKINEDNLVVCIADNGSGFNPRARNGYGLKLTEERIRLLNKTLKDRQIGWNIKNIEQGTIVTFIFNNWLL
- the lysS gene encoding lysine--tRNA ligase produces the protein MSTQSFSEQEKIRREKLQKLRAAGIDPYPAPLFPVSHYSADIKAQFTEETKENFARVSLAGRIMSINDKGKVFFIKIQDKQGLIQLYVKRDELYPGEDKSAWDVLVKHGLDLGDFIGVTGYVFITKTGETSLHTQTLTLLSKSLKPLPVVKRDEEGNVFDEVTDPEFKYRQRYVDLVINASVKETFVKRTKMINSIREFLNAQGALEVDTPVLQSIPGGAAARPFVTHHNALDVPFYLRIANELYLKRLIVGGFDWVYEFSRNFRNEGMDRTHNPEFTVLEFYVAYKDYFWMMETTEQLLEKAAIDVNGTTEAAVGDKNISFKAPYARVSIYDAIKEHTGFDVSGLSEEGLRDVCAKLGIHTDKTMGKGKLIDEIFGEKCEAHYIQPTFIIDYPIEMSPLTKKHREKEGLVERFELMVNGKEIANSYSELNDPVEQRSRFEEQAKLMERGDEEAMYIDYDFLRALEYGMPPTSGIGFGIDRLVMLLTGQPSIQDVLFFPQMRPEKMD